One stretch of Miscanthus floridulus cultivar M001 chromosome 18, ASM1932011v1, whole genome shotgun sequence DNA includes these proteins:
- the LOC136522224 gene encoding uncharacterized protein, translated as MEGSFQLNPNASPFIPVSLGSFAHKAPEKQGGSSSKGEASGSSFDPSQHEENDIDELALANMVFSMFPNVSTDFIDELLKANDFDINLTVDMLHELNSQDMLHDDAEATNDLHNGQGVPGADYHNAEVSESSSKMSQDLQNEKSATSDVKSVLPKFSEINLLHNDLGLPDDEKLAGTSVAK; from the exons ATGGAAGGATCGTTCCAGTTGAATCCAAACGCCAGCCCTTTCATACCTGTATCGCTGGGTTCATTTGCACACAAAGCCCcagaaaaacaaggag GGTCATCATCAAAGGGAGAGGCTTCTGGTAGCAGTTTTGATCCTTCGCAGCATGAGGAAAATGACATTGATGAACTTGCTCTAGCCAACATGGTCTTTTCAATGTTCCCAAATGTCTCCACAGATTTCATTGATGAGTTACTCAAGGCAAATGATTTTGACATAAATCTGACTGTTGATATGCTTCATGAGCTGAACTCGCAAGATATGCTTCATGATGATGCTGAAGCTACCAATGACCTTCATAATGGCCAG GGTGTACCTGGTGCTGATTACCACAATGCTGAGGTGTCTGAGAGTAGCAGCAAGATGAGTCAAGATCTGCAGAATGAGAAGTCAGCAACTTCTGATGTGAAATCTGTGCTGCCAAAGTTCTCAGAGATCAATTTGCTTCACAACGACCTG GGCCTGCCTGATGATGAGAAGTTAGCGGGGACTTCTGTTGCGAAGTGA
- the LOC136519996 gene encoding probable non-specific lipid-transfer protein 2 — translation MGKQATATVLALVLLCVVLLAAPAADAASCNPSALSACAGALFGGAVTPGCCASLRAQQPCLCQYKRDPAYRGYVNGPVAQSVTRACSLPMMKC, via the coding sequence ATGGGCAAACAGGCGACGGCGACGGTGCTGGCTCTGGTGCTCCTGTGCGTCGTCCTgctggcggcgccggcggcagaCGCGGCGTCGTGCAACCCGTCGGCGCTGAGCGCGTGCGCGGGCGCGCTGTTCGGCGGGGCGGTGACGCCGGGGTGCTGCGCGTCGCTGCGGGCGCAGCAGCCGTGCCTCTGCCAGTACAAGCGCGACCCCGCGTACCGCGGCTACGTCAATGGCCCCGTCGCGCAGAGCGTCACCCGCGCCTGCAGCCTCCCCATGATGAAGTGCTGA